GAATAAGAGTCTTAAGTCTATTAGCAAGAACCTTTGATGCCAATTTATAGATGACATTAGATAGACTAATGGGCCTATATTCTGACACCTTTGTAGGGCTCTTTACCTTAGAAATAAGAACAATATGTGTATCATGAAAATTAGGAGGAGCCACACCagtgtttaaaaaattaataacattattAACAACACTATCCCTAACAACATGCCAAAAATACTGATAAAAGAGAGGGGGCATACCATTCGGACCTGGAGATTTTAGAGGGTACATCTGATCAAGGGCTTTTTTCACCTCTGTAGCATTGAATTCTCTGGTGAGCATATGGTTCATTTGAGGGGTCACACCCAAATTTATTGCATTAAGAAATTCCAAAGTAATATCTGGTTGGGAGGTGGTAAACAGCTCCTGGTAGTAATCAATGATCATCTCAGAAATCTTGTCCTCATTTTCCTGCCATTTATTGGTTTTGTCCATGATGCCCATAATTGTGTTACGCTACTTTCGACTAGAGGCCTTTCCACATCCTTTCCTCTAGATCAAGCAAGCGGTTCACTTCTGCCCTCTGCTGACATACCTCTAATGTGTTTGACAACCCCACTGCTCTCTCCTTTAAAGCTTGGAGTAAGTCTTGTGCCTTTGCCAATTTTTTCCCAATATGTCCAAACTCCCGAATATTCCATCTGGTTAGAGCCATACGGCATGAATCCAAACAAgccacaaaattattttctacaCCCTTAAGTGAACCTTCAGCCCAAGCTTCTTCCACAATCGCGCCACACCTATCATCTTTAAGCCACATGGATTCGAATCTAAAGAGCTTTTTTGGCTTCTTTCGCTGTACCCTTTGAGAACTAATCCTCAACATTAAAGCATAGTGGTCAGAAGCAAAGGAAGCCAAGTGGTGTAGTCTCGCATTTGGAAACAAATTTAGCCTCTCTGTTGTTGCAAACACGCGATCAAGTCTTTCCCGTATCCAACCCAAATCATTTCTAAACATACTCCACGTAAACCATGAACCGAAATATCCAATATCTTTCAACCCACAAGTATCGATACAATGCCGGAAATTTTCAATCTGCATACTCGGCCTATTCGACCCACCCTGTTTTTCCGTAACACTGAGGATCTCATTGAAGTCCCCCACACACATCCAAGGGAGATTATTAACTGTAGCAAGTTGAGAAAGATGAGCCCATGACTCTGGCCTACCACTTGTATCGGGGTTGCTATAGAAACCTATCAAATGCCACTTCCCAATACAGCTCCCAGAATCAATGACAGCATCGATATGCCACCGAGAGAAAGATTGAATATGAACATTAGTCTCTGGTTTCCAAAGCAGTGCAATTCCACCACTCTTTCCTTCACTTGGGACTACCAAACCTTGTGTCAATCCAAGAGAGTGTTTAATGTTGGACATTCGTTTCATGGATTTCAAAGGAAGTTTGGTTTCCATGAGGAAGACCAAACTGGGAGCTTCAGCTTGCACTAATTTCTTTAGTGCATTAACTGTAcgggggttcccaagcccccaaCAGTTCCAACTTAAAGTATTCATTGTGCCTAGTGGGGTTGCCTAGCAACCTCCACTGATCCAAATTGATCCTCAAACACCTTCCCCAAAGACACAGCATCATccaacttgattttcttttctaccCCTGATGTCGTAGAATTAGTCTAGCCTTCAAATTTCCTCTTAGGCTCCTCTTTTTGAATTTCCATCACCATATCCTCAGATGCCTCTGTTTTTTTTGGTCTCGGTCCAGTTCCTGTTGTACCCTTACAACCACCTTTGCCCTTAGTATATTGCCCAGATTTTTTTGGCTGCACATGAACAATCCCACCTTTTGAATTAGCCACCTAAGTAAAATTATATCCAGGACCCATAATGAAAGCAATAGGGACCTTATTAACCTCACCTTGAGGTACTTCAAGAGTAGGCCCATGTAGAGGGGTGATGTCAGCCCCATTTGACTTGGAGTCAACATCATTTGAAAGTGGGGATATAGAATCAAAAATTTCCTTATCCTTTTCAACCATC
This DNA window, taken from Quercus robur chromosome 2, dhQueRobu3.1, whole genome shotgun sequence, encodes the following:
- the LOC126703469 gene encoding uncharacterized protein LOC126703469, with the protein product MNTLSWNCWGLGNPRTVNALKKLVQAEAPSLVFLMETKLPLKSMKRMSNIKHSLGLTQGLVVPSEGKSGGIALLWKPETNVHIQSFSRWHIDAVIDSGSCIGKWHLIGFYSNPDTSGRPESWAHLSQLATVNNLPWMCVGDFNEILSVTEKQGGSNRPSMQIENFRHCIDTCGLKDIGYFGSWFTWSMFRNDLGWIRERLDRVFATTERLNLFPNARLHHLASFASDHYALMLRISSQRVQRKKPKKLFRFESMWLKDDRCGAIVEEAWAEGSLKGVENNFVACLDSCRMALTRWNIREFGHIGKKLAKAQDLLQALKERAVGLSNTLEVCQQRAEVNRLLDLEERMWKGL